From a region of the Gossypium raimondii isolate GPD5lz chromosome 10, ASM2569854v1, whole genome shotgun sequence genome:
- the LOC105775155 gene encoding LOW QUALITY PROTEIN: uncharacterized protein LOC105775155 (The sequence of the model RefSeq protein was modified relative to this genomic sequence to represent the inferred CDS: inserted 2 bases in 2 codons; substituted 1 base at 1 genomic stop codon), translated as MEQRLEKLERLQKEMQNQWQVQMKEHVEKIQKDMVQKMKESQDDLMTKLTQLINKGADKGKGPVICDEGENNDEPLFPPGFTPPHAQVQTEPHPRKPSVSIRPQHLQGNALIPKNLQVGSGSSPGDNLINFVVPDFDEVAEKDKVNEELPKQFEEKWKWIEEKFRAIESIDSYHGIDTKDLSLVPDLVLPYKFKMPEFEKYNGTGCPEAHITMFCRRMTGYINNDQLLIHCFQDSLTGAALKWYNQLSRTKIATWRDLAQAFMRQYNHVSEMMPDRITLQNLEKKSNESFRQYAQRWREVAVQVQPPLLEKEMTMLFINTLKAPFITHMLGSASKNFSDIIMNGEMIEHAIKSGRIDEGENNKKTAPRKRENEVNNVNAYGKSITVSQPRKAVINPQGSSKQELRMRQNTEKPQFTPIPMTYKELYQNLFNAHVVAPRYLSPLQPPYPKWYDTNAQCDYHAEIFGHSIENCTAFKKVVEGLIKLGVVKFGDSPNTESPLPNHDEGVNAIIENGGRRVKANVAKIRTPLEWVWKQMVKGGRIKQDSIERPEGASKFYEFHAEEGHDIQKCTEFRTMVQNLMDNKELEFYEEINGLEEGEVYAAEEGSTGKAQKASHPVVIISKPMSRESGIQIAPKVIIQKPVSFPYEDSKKVPWNYDCNVTIPGKESLVNASGEDEGFYTRSGKRYDPANARVESGKEKALAVELGKAKTDKIEPRVNQPVNENEAREFLKFLKHSEYSMVEQLHKQPARILVLELLISSEIHRNALINVLNETYVAHDISVNKLDRLVNNISTDNFIFFNDDEIPPGGRGATKALHITARCGECTLVGVLIDNGSALNVLPLATLKRLPVDSSHMKSCQNIVRAFDGTERKVMGRIEIPLLIGPNTYEVDFLVMDIKPSYNCLLGRPWIHSAGAVPSSLHQKLKLVTEGWLITIDTEEDIIASVTSDAPYLGTDDEAVECSFRSLEVVNATSVIEGKKIPMPSISRATRMGLQMTVRKGAMLGRGLGRCLQGRIEAPVLKDKQDRFGLGFKPNAKQRRKELEKRQERRKARVNGKEVNWEPMAFPHISKIFVSGGTMYSGLRTPRREITEEMLGNLNINAISEEKSEEGGNPFDQYVCLEESQDFEDNIDCNLSPDLLRMVEQEEKQIIPHKETVETVTLEEGKMVKIGICIAEEVKQDLIELLREFKDVFAWSYQDMSGLSTDIVVHRLPIKEDCKPVQQKLRRMRPDVVLKIKEEVQKQFDAGFLQVVKYSEWVTNIFPVPKKDGKVRMCVDYRDLNKASPKDNFPLPHIDTLVDNTAGHSLFSFVDGFSGYNQIKMHPEDMKKTTFITLWGTFCYKVMPFGLKNAGATYQRAMVTLFHDMMHKELEVYVDDMIAKSKTKKEHVQVLKKLFVRLRKFXLKLNLAKCTFGVRSGKLLGFIVSERGIEIDPDKVRAIQELPLPRTQKEVRGFLGRLNYIARFISQLTEKCDPIFRLLKKHNPGVWDDECQKTFEKVKHYLSNAQVLIPPRPDKPLILYLAVFENSMGCVLGQHDETGRKERAIYYLSKKFTECETRYSPIEKLCCALIWTTQRLRQYMLYHTTWLISKLDPLKYLIESTALNGRIARWQIFLSEFDIVCVNQKAVKGSAIADFLASRALEDYEPLNFDFPNEDLMYVATTEKDFQEGGPWKLNFDGASNAIGNGIGAVLVSPSGDHYPLTSKLDFDCTNNMAEYEACIMGIRAAIERKIKVLEIYGDSALVIYQLKGEWETRDPKLVRYRKLVMELIEEFDSVXPRDENQMTDALATLASMFKVNRLEDMKPIQISIYEAPAHCCNIDNEGEKDDHPWYHDILRYVKSREYPDHATENDKKTLRRLAIDYVLDGDILYKRGKDQVLLRCVDAVEAKEILEEVHEGICGTHANGFTMARQIMRFGYYWSTIERDCINYAXKCHKCQIYGDKMHAPPSPLHVMVSPWPFSMWGIDVIGPISPKASNGHHFIFVVIDYFTKWVEAASYANVTKSAVSKFLKKEIIYRYGMPERIISDNALNLNNNSIAKICSQFKIRHHNSSPYRPKMHSAVEAANKNIKKIVGKMTETYKDWHEKLPFALLAYRTSVRTSTGATSFSLVYGMEAVLPLEVEIPSLRVLAELKLDEAEWIQSRYDQLNLVEEKRLKAIRHGQMDQKRMMRAYNKKVRPREFYERDLVLKKILHLQKDFRGKWMPNWEGPYVVKKAFSGGALILSEMDGKSLPNPVNSDSVKKYFT; from the exons ATggaacaaaggttggaaaaaCTAGAACGgcttcaaaaggaaatgcaaaaCCAGTGGCAGGTGCAAATGAAAGAACATGTGGAAAAGATCCAAAAAGACATGGTACAAAAGATGAAGGAGTCTCAGGATGAcctaatgactaaattgacgCAACTAATAAATAAGGGAGCGGATAAAGGGAAAGGTCCTGTGATTTGCGATGAAGGAGAAAACAATGATGAACCACTTTTTCCTCCAGGATTCACACCTCCGCATGCACAAGTTCAGACTGAACCACATCCACGAAAACCTTCTGTTTCGATTAGGCCTCAGCATCTTCAAGGTAATGCTTTAATACCGAAGAACCTTCAGGTCGGATCCGGTTCTAGTCCTGGCGATAATCTGATTAATTTTGTTGTCCCGGATTTCGATGAAGTAGCTGAGAAAGACAAGGTAAATGAAGAGTTACCAAAGCAGTTTGAGGAGAAGtggaaatggattgaagagaaGTTTAGGGCAATAGAAAGTATCGACAGCTATCATGGAATAGATACGAAAGATCTGAGCTTAGTTCCGGATCTGGTGCTTCCTTACAAATTTAAGATGCcggaatttgagaaatataatgggACTGGTTGCCCAGAAGCCCATATCACTATGTTCTGCAGGAGAATGACAgggtatattaataatgatcaaTTATTAATACACTGCTTCCAGGATAGTCTTACAGGTGCGGCGTTaaaatggtacaatcagctaAGCCGAACCAAAATTGCTACTTGGAGAGATTTGGCACAGGCATTCATGAGACAATACAATCATGTCTCAGAAATGATGCCTGACAGGATAACTCTGCAGAATTTGGAGAAGAAATCGAACGAAAGCTTTAGACaatatgcacagaggtggagagaaGTGGCAGTGCAGGTGCAACCACctcttttggaaaaagaaatgacgatgctttttATTAATACATTAAAAGCCCCATTCATCACTCACATGTTGGGAAGCGCTTCAAAGAATTTCTCGGATATAATTATGAACGGCGAAATGATCGAGCATGCTATTAAAAGTGGAAGAATAGACGAAGGGGAGAACAATAAAAAGACAGCcccgaggaaaagagaaaatgaagtgaataatGTGAATGCCTACGGTAAATCAATTACTGTGAGTCAACCGAGGAAAGCGGTCATTAATCCACAGGGCTCATCGAAACAAGAGTTGAGAATGAGGCAAAATACTGAGAAGCCCCAGTTCACTCCCATTCCAATGACATATAAGGAGCTGTaccagaatttatttaatgcgcatgttgttgctcctcgtTATTTAAGTCCTCTACAACCCCCATAtccaaaatggtatgacacAAACGCTCAGTGTGACTATCATGCCGAAATTTTTGGACACTCGATAGAAAATTGTACTGCTTTCAAGAAGGTAGTGGAAGGACTTATCAAATTGGGCGTTGTCAAATTTGGTGACTCACCCAACACGGAAAGTCCGTTGCCCAATCATGATGAAGGGGTGAACGCGATAATTGAGAATGGAGGAAGGAGAGTCAAAGCCAATGTAGCTAAGATAAGGACCCCCCTTGAATGGGTTTGGAAACAAATGGTAAAAGGAGGTCGCATCAAGCAAGATTCAATAGAAAGGCCTGAAGGAGCAAGTAAGTTTTATGAGTTCCATGCAGAAGAAGGCCACGACATCCAAAAATGTACCGAATTCAGAACCATGGTACAAAACTTAATGGATAACAAAGAGTTGGAATTTTATGAAGAGATTAATGGACTAGAAGAAGGAGAAGTTTATGCTGCAGAAGAAGGATCCACGGGGAAAGCCCAAAAGGCTAGTCACCCAGtggtaattatttcaaaaccaATGAGCAGAGAATCTGGAATTCAAATAGCGCCAAAGGTCATAATCCAAAAACCTGTATCCTTTCCTTACGAGGATAGCAAAAAGGTTCCTTGGAATTACGACTGTAATGTGACAATTCCAGGGAAAGAGAGCTTGGTAAACGCTTCAGGAGAGGACGAAGGATTCTATACACGAAGTGGAAAACGCTATGATCCAGCAAACGCGAGAGTGGAATCTGGAAAAGAAAAAGCCTTAGCAGTTGAGTTAGGAAAAGCGAAAACAGACAAAATTGAACCGCGTGTCAATCAGCCGGTAAATGAAAATGAGGCTAgagaatttctaaaattcttgaAACATAGCGAGTACAGCATGGTAGAACAATTGCATAAACAACCGGCTCGTATTTTGGTGCTTGAATTACTTATAAGTTCAGAGATACATCGTAATGCGTTGATTAATgtgctaaatgaaacttatgtcgCTCACGATATCTCAGTGAATAAGTTGGACCGCTTGGTTAACAATATCAGTACcgacaatttcattttctttaatgatgatgaaataccgccGGGGGGAAGAGGAGCCACCAAAGCATTACATATCACTGCTCGCTGCGGGGAGTGTACGTTAGTGGGAGTGCTAATTGATAATGGATCAGCCTTAAATGTTTTACCCCTGGCCACCTTGAAAAGGTTACCGGTGGATAGCTCTCACATGAAATCGTGCCAgaatatagtgagagcatttgatggtacTGAAAGGAAGGTGATGGGAAGAATAGAAATACCCCTCTTGATTGGCCCAAATACATACGAGGTGGATTTCTTAGTGATGGATATCAAGCCTTCGTATAACTGCTTGTTGGGAAGACCCTGGATTCATTCAGCAGGAGCGGTGCCTTCATCATTACACCAGAAGTTGAAATTGGTAACAGAAGGCTGGTTAATTACGATTGACACTGAGGAAGACATCATTGCATCGGTAACCAGTGACGCGCCATATTTGGGAACAGATGATGAGGCGGTTGAATGTTCCTTTCGATCCTTAGAGGTCGTAAATGCGACCTCTGTCATTGAGGGAAAGAAGATCCCGATGCCCAGCATATCTAGAGCCACGAGGATGGGACTACAAATGACAGTTAGGAAAGGAGCTATGCTCGGAAGAGGACTAGGAAGATGCCTTCAAGGAAGGATAGAGGCACCAGTGCTGAAGGACAAGCAAGACCGttttggtttaggatttaaaccAAATGCtaagcaaagaagaaaagagttgGAGAAAAGACAAGAGAGGAGGAAGGCGCGTGTGAACGGAAAAGAAGTTAATTGGGAACCGATGGCTTTCCCCCACATATCAAAGATCTTTGTATCGGGAGGAACCATGTATTCTGGACTGAGGACTCCAAGAAGGGAGATCACAGAGGAAATGCTAGGAAACTTgaacatcaatgccatatcTGAAGAAAAATCTGAAGAAGGAG GAAATCCTTTTGATCAATATGTGTGTTTAGAGGAATCTCAAGATTTTGAAGATAACATAGATTGCAacctatctccggacttgttgaggatggtagagcaggaagaGAAACAAATCATACCTCACAAGGAGACAGTAGAGACGGTGACCCTGGAAGAGGGAAAGATGGTGAAAATTGGCATATGCATAGCTGAAGAAGTAAAACAAGACCTCATTGAGTTGCTTCGAGAATTCAaggatgtcttcgcatggtcatatcAAGATATGTCGGGGCTAAGTACTGACATTGTAGTTCACCGACTTCCTATAAAGGAAGATTGCAAACCAGTTCAGCAAAAACTCCGAAGAATGAGGCCAGatgttgtattaaaaataaaagaggaagtgCAAAAGCAATTCGACGCTGGATTCCTACAAGTGGTCAAATATTCTGAGTGGGTGACCAATATTTTTCctgtccctaaaaaagatgggaaggtacgaatgtgtgtagatTATAGAGATTTAAATAAGGCTAGTCCAAAAGATAACTTTCCCTTGCCGCACATCGACACATTGGTAGACAATACAGCGGGGCATTCACTGTTTTCTTTCGTGGATGGTTTCTCtggatataaccaaattaagatgcatcctgaggatatgaagaaaactacattcataaccCTATGGGGAACcttttgctataaagtgatgccatttgggctGAAAAATGCAGGGGCAACGTATCAGAGGGCCATGGTAACActgtttcatgatatgatgcataaggagttagaagtctatgttgatgacatgattGCGAAATCTAAAACGAAAAAGGAACATGTGCAGgtccttaaaaaattatttgtgagGTTGAGAAAGTTTTAGCTAAAACTAAATCTAGCAAAATGCACATTTGGGGTCAGATCAGGAAAATTGCTGGGATTCATAGTCAGTGAGAGAGGAATTGAGATTGATCCCGACAAAGTAAGAGCAATACAAGAATTACCTCTGCCGCGTACTCAAAAAGAGGTTCGAGGTTTTCTAGGAAGACTGAACTACATCGCTCGGTTTATTTCACAATtaaccgagaaatgtgaccccatattccgcctccttaagaaacataatccaggtgtatgggatgaTGAGTGccaaaaaacttttgaaaaagttaaaCATTACTTGTCCAACGCCCAAGTGTTGATACCACCTCGCCCAGACAAACCGCTCATACTGTATTTGGCAGTATTTGAAAATTCTATGGGATGCGTGCTTGGTCAACATGATGAAACAGGACGAAAAGAAAGAGCAAtctactatctcagtaagaagttCACCGAATGCGAAACAAGATATTCGCCAATCGAGAAGTTATGTTGTGCCCTGATCTGGACAACTCAGAGACTGAGacagtacatgttgtaccatacaaCCTGGTTAATTTCTAAATTAGACCCTCTAAAATACTTGATAGAATCAACCGCGTTGAATGGAAGAATAGCCCGATGGCAAATTTTCctatctgaatttgacatagtctGTGTGAACCAGAAGGCTGTAAAAGGGAGTGCGATAGCGGACTTCCTGGCAAGTAGAGCGCTGGAGGATTATGAACCCTTGaactttgatttcccaaatgaagatttgatgtatgttgcaACTACAGAAAAAGATTTCCAAGAAGGCGGTCCTTGGAAGctaaattttgatggagcttcaAACGCTATAGGCAACGGAATCGGGGCAGTACTCGTGTCCCCTAGCGGAGATCATTACCCTTTAACtagcaaattggattttgattgtacgaataacatggctgagtatgaagcttgcattatGGGCATCCGAGCAGCTATAGAGCGGAAAATTAAGGTGCTAGAGATTTACGGGGACTCTGCATTAGTAATTTACCAGCtcaaaggggaatgggaaacaAGAGACCCCAAGTTAGTCCGCTATCGAAAATTGGTTATGGAATTGATTGAGGAATTTGATAGTG ACCCACGAGATGAGAATCAGATGACAGATGCTTTGGCTACCCTAGCTTCTATGTTCAAAGTGAACAGGCTAGAGGATATGAAGCCTATCCAGATCAGCATTTATGAGGCTCCAGCCCATTGTTGCAACATTGACAATGAAGGAGAAAAGGATGATCACCCCTGGTACCATGACATATTGCGATATGTGAAGAGTCGTGAATACCCTGACCATGCGACAGAAAATGATAAGAAGACATTGAGGAGATTAGCCATTGATTATGTCCTAGATGGGGATATCTTgtataaaagaggaaaagatcaagtattgttaagatgtgtggacgctGTCGAAGCTAAggaaattttggaagaagtgCATGAAGGTATCTGTGGAACGCATGCCAATGGCTTCACGATGGCCAGACAAATTATGAGGTTTGGGTACTATTGGTCCACCATAGAAAGGGATTGCATTAATTATG AaaagtgccataaatgtcaaatctaTGGTGACAAAATGCACGCACCACcgtcacctcttcatgttatggtttctccatggcctttctccatgtggggaatAGATGTTATCGGGCCAATATctccgaaggcttctaatgggcatcattttatctttgtggttattgattacttcactaaatgggtggaggctgcttcatatgcaaatgtcacgaagtcagcagttagcaaatttttgaaaaaagagatcatataTCGATACGGGatgcctgaaaggatcatatccGATAATGCACTAAACTTGAACAACAACTCAATAGCGAAAATTTGTAGTCAGTTCAAGATCAGACACCACAATTCGTCACCGTACCGTCCAAAAATGCATAGTGCCGTGGAAGCagctaacaaaaatattaagaaaattgtagggaaaatgactgaaacctacAAAGACTGGCACGAGAAATTACCTTTTGCCCTTCTGGCATATCGTACCTCTGTTAGGACTTCTACGGGGGCAACGTCGTTTTCTTTAGTCTATGGGATGGAGGCAGTCTTACCTCTAgaagttgaaattccttctctccgagtATTAGCTGAACTAAAGTTGGATGAGGCTGAGTGGATTCAATCTCGATATGACCAGCTGAACTTGGTAgaagaaaaaagattaaaagctattcgtcatggtcagatggatcagaaacgaatgatgcgagcctataacaaaaaagttcgtcccagagaattttaCGAGAGGGActtggtgttgaaaaagattcttcatctacaaaaggattttagaggaaaatggatgccaaattgggaaggtccaTATGTGGTAAAAAAGGCATTTTCAGGAGGAGCTTTaatcttgagtgagatggatggtaaaagcctgccaaatcctgtaaactcagactcagtcaagaaatatttcacttga